Within Methanobrevibacter sp., the genomic segment TGGGAACCTATTTCAACGGGTCTGGAATCGACTATTCCTTTGATGTTTATGTGAACGGCAATAAGATCCTCTCCCAAAGCGGTGTCAGCGAGTTTGCAGGATTCAGGACAATCGTTCTGGACAACTACATTCCAGTCAAGAAAGGCGACAAATTCAAGGTTGTCTTTAAAAACAACAATCTTCCTTACCAGGCATTCTCAAGACAGCATTACCTCTCCGGAATGTCCTACGTCAGCAAGGACGGCAAAACATGGAGTGACATCACCTTGGAGAATAGGACTGTATGTCTTAAGGTCTATACTGTTAAGGATGATACTAAAATCATCAACAACAAGGACATTTCAGTTGATTATGCAGGGGGAGCATGCTTCAGCGTCAATGTCGTAACTGCTGACGGCCATCCTGTTGTTGGCGCTAGCGTTAAATTCAAAATCAACGGCAAGACAACTGCAGTTGAAACGGATAAAAATGGAATTGCAAAAATAAAGATAATTGATGTTCCTAAAAAATACACAATGACAACAACATACAATGGAAAATCTGTTAAAAACACTGTTATCGTCAAACAGGTCCTGACTGCTGGCAAAGTCACTGTCAAAAAGACTGCCAAGAAGTTCACCTTAAATGCAAAGCTTAAAATCAATGGCAGATTGGTTAAAGGAAAAGTCATTAAATTCAAATTTAATGGGAAAACTTACAAGGCTAAAACCAACAAAAATGGAATAGCAAAAGTTACAATTAAAAAGAATATCATTAAAAAGCTTAAAAAAGGCAAAACATATGCTGTAAAAGTGACTTACCTTAAAGACACCATAAAAACAACCGTTAAAGTTAGTGGATGATTATTTCATTTACTTTCTTTTAATTATTTTAATCTCATTTTTTTAATTTCAACACAAT encodes:
- a CDS encoding lectin like domain-containing protein codes for the protein MIIFGGRNDTIDLIKEAILRYGAVSIQFSTTQFDYTNQSYSDDDLQPNHFVTVIGWDDNYPAEKFREGHATDNNSTPSGNGAWLIKDSESSTLNESECVISGSGGYLRISYYNPSFLAKDFYAIVPQSAAVAYIFENGIDYHVNYQSDLIGLTGFDGNYTCYSNEFTSDYSELIGAVGTYFNGSGIDYSFDVYVNGNKILSQSGVSEFAGFRTIVLDNYIPVKKGDKFKVVFKNNNLPYQAFSRQHYLSGMSYVSKDGKTWSDITLENRTVCLKVYTVKDDTKIINNKDISVDYAGGACFSVNVVTADGHPVVGASVKFKINGKTTAVETDKNGIAKIKIIDVPKKYTMTTTYNGKSVKNTVIVKQVLTAGKVTVKKTAKKFTLNAKLKINGRLVKGKVIKFKFNGKTYKAKTNKNGIAKVTIKKNIIKKLKKGKTYAVKVTYLKDTIKTTVKVSG